Proteins from one Enterobacter bugandensis genomic window:
- a CDS encoding YfeC-like transcriptional regulator — protein sequence MIKERMTPEELALLTGYSRQTINKWVRKEGWITSPKPGVQGGKARLVHVNEKVRDFIRSARRATETSAMPEGISTDGSLHTLLLTLANEMTPEEQKQMTSLLLREGITGLLQRLGIRDQN from the coding sequence ATGATCAAGGAACGAATGACGCCGGAAGAGTTAGCCCTGCTCACTGGCTATAGCCGACAGACCATCAATAAATGGGTACGCAAAGAGGGTTGGATAACGTCGCCTAAGCCCGGTGTCCAGGGGGGTAAAGCGCGTCTGGTGCATGTGAACGAAAAGGTGCGTGACTTTATCCGCAGCGCACGCCGGGCAACGGAAACATCCGCTATGCCTGAGGGCATTAGCACTGACGGTTCGCTGCATACCCTACTCCTGACGCTGGCCAATGAAATGACGCCGGAAGAGCAGAAGCAGATGACATCGCTGCTATTGCGGGAAGGGATTACCGGTTTGTTGCAACGTTTAGGGATTCGCGACCAGAATTAA
- a CDS encoding Nramp family divalent metal transporter: protein MTNSRVEGSSGRAARKLRFALMGPAFIAAIGYIDPGNFATNIQAGASFGYKLLWVVVWANLMAMLIQMLSAKLGIATGKNLAEQIRDHYPRPAVWLYWVQAEIIAMATDLAEFIGAAIGFKLILGVSLLQGAVLTGIATFLILMLQRRGQKPLEKVIGGLLLFVAAAYIVELIFSQPNLAQLAKGMVIPSLPTSEAVFLAAGVLGATIMPHVIYLHSSLTQHLHGGTRKERYSATKWDVAIAMTIAGFVNLAMMATAAAAFHFNGHTGVADLDQAYLTLEPLLSHAAATIFGLSLVAAGLSSTVVGTLAGQVVMQGFVRFHIPLWVRRFITMLPSFIVILMGLDPTRILVMSQVLLSFGIALALVPLLIFTSNKTLMGELVNTTLVKRAGWAIVVVVVALNLWLLIGTALGL from the coding sequence ATGACAAACAGTCGCGTAGAGGGTAGCAGTGGTAGAGCCGCGCGCAAGTTGCGGTTCGCATTAATGGGACCTGCTTTTATTGCTGCCATCGGCTATATCGATCCGGGTAATTTTGCGACCAATATTCAGGCCGGGGCCAGTTTCGGCTATAAGCTGCTGTGGGTGGTCGTCTGGGCAAACCTGATGGCGATGCTGATTCAGATGCTCTCTGCAAAACTGGGGATTGCCACGGGTAAAAACCTGGCGGAGCAAATTCGCGACCATTATCCCCGTCCGGCGGTGTGGCTCTACTGGGTTCAGGCGGAAATTATCGCCATGGCAACCGATCTCGCTGAATTTATCGGGGCAGCGATCGGCTTTAAGCTGATTCTGGGCGTGTCGCTGTTACAGGGGGCGGTGCTGACCGGGATTGCCACATTCCTGATCCTGATGCTGCAACGTCGGGGTCAAAAACCGCTGGAGAAGGTCATTGGTGGCCTGCTGCTGTTTGTTGCTGCGGCGTACATCGTCGAGCTGATTTTCTCACAGCCGAATCTGGCGCAGCTCGCGAAAGGCATGGTGATCCCAAGCCTGCCAACCTCGGAAGCGGTTTTCCTGGCCGCCGGGGTACTTGGGGCGACCATTATGCCGCATGTCATTTATTTGCACTCCTCTTTGACCCAGCATCTGCACGGCGGGACGCGTAAAGAACGCTACTCGGCAACCAAATGGGATGTGGCAATCGCCATGACCATCGCGGGTTTTGTGAATCTGGCGATGATGGCCACCGCAGCCGCCGCTTTCCACTTTAACGGTCATACTGGTGTCGCCGATCTCGACCAGGCTTACCTCACGCTTGAGCCGTTACTGAGCCATGCTGCTGCCACGATATTTGGTCTGAGCCTGGTTGCCGCCGGTCTCTCCTCCACGGTGGTGGGGACGCTGGCAGGGCAGGTGGTGATGCAGGGATTTGTTCGCTTCCATATTCCATTGTGGGTGCGTCGTTTTATCACCATGCTTCCGTCGTTTATCGTGATTCTGATGGGGCTCGATCCAACGCGAATTCTGGTGATGAGCCAGGTGCTGCTGAGCTTTGGTATTGCGCTGGCGCTGGTGCCGCTGCTGATTTTCACCAGCAATAAAACTCTGATGGGCGAACTGGTTAATACGACGCTGGTGAAACGGGCCGGGTGGGCCATCGTGGTGGTCGTCGTAGCGCTAAACCTGTGGCTGTTGATTGGCACCGCGCTGGGGCTATAA
- the mgrA gene encoding L-glyceraldehyde 3-phosphate reductase — MGYQPDKNRYQTMEYRRCGRSGLRLPAVSLGLWHNFGDATLIENSRQLLQRAFDLGITHFDLANNYGPPPGSAERNFGRILQEDFLPWRDELIVSTKAGYTMWDGPYGDWGSRKYLLASLDQSLKRMGLEYVDIFYHHRPDPETPLQETMKALDHLVRQGKALYVGLSNYPAELARKAIDILNDLGTPCLIHQPKYSMFERAPEEGLLDVLQEKGVGCIPFSPLAGGQLTNRYLNGIPADSRAASGSQFLNPEQITEEKLEKVRQLNALAESRGQKLSQMALAWVLRHEEVTSVLIGASKTAQIDDAVGMLENRQFTAEELSLIDQILSSSK; from the coding sequence ATGGGTTATCAGCCGGACAAAAATCGTTATCAGACAATGGAGTATCGCCGCTGTGGGCGAAGCGGACTCAGGTTGCCCGCGGTCTCGCTGGGGCTGTGGCATAACTTTGGTGACGCTACGCTTATCGAAAATAGCCGTCAACTTTTACAGCGCGCGTTCGATCTGGGTATTACACATTTCGACCTTGCCAATAACTATGGTCCCCCGCCGGGGTCCGCCGAGCGTAATTTCGGCCGTATTTTGCAGGAGGATTTCCTGCCCTGGCGCGATGAGCTGATCGTCTCCACGAAAGCGGGATATACCATGTGGGACGGCCCTTATGGCGACTGGGGATCGCGTAAATATCTGCTGGCAAGCCTCGATCAAAGCCTGAAGCGCATGGGGCTGGAATATGTCGATATCTTCTATCATCACCGTCCGGACCCGGAAACACCGCTGCAGGAAACCATGAAAGCGCTTGACCATCTGGTGCGCCAGGGCAAAGCCCTGTATGTCGGGTTATCCAACTATCCTGCCGAGCTGGCGCGAAAAGCGATTGATATCCTGAATGACCTGGGCACGCCCTGCCTGATCCACCAGCCGAAATACTCAATGTTCGAACGTGCGCCGGAAGAGGGTTTGCTGGATGTTCTGCAGGAAAAAGGGGTCGGCTGTATTCCCTTCTCGCCGCTGGCAGGGGGACAGTTGACCAACCGGTATCTTAACGGTATTCCCGCCGATTCCCGTGCGGCAAGCGGCAGTCAATTCCTTAACCCGGAACAGATCACCGAAGAGAAGCTTGAGAAGGTGCGCCAGCTAAACGCCCTGGCAGAAAGCCGCGGCCAGAAGCTCTCGCAGATGGCGCTTGCCTGGGTATTACGCCATGAGGAGGTCACGTCGGTGCTGATCGGAGCCAGCAAAACGGCTCAGATTGATGATGCCGTGGGTATGCTGGAAAACCGCCAGTTTACCGCAGAAGAACTTTCTCTAATCGACCAGATCCTGAGTAGTTCAAAATAA
- a CDS encoding sensor domain-containing phosphodiesterase, whose translation MNRKSYNNVKIFIIALAICLIAVPVSRYLSPRAIVNEHDVYLAWLPLSVMLAIMLLLGRRGILPILISFMVANIFNVNLAPLQYSVLLFCQTFSVFAACGVLRLLLGRRWRYCMPNRHIGLRIFWLGFMVPIGIKMSMYLAGYFFDFPVTISTFFGEGTVIYNVVDIQSLICAAMIFTMMFYYPLRMIINPRYAIKFWRRSVKPVFLHKKSLYIFVWLMLLIAIIAILCAPFESPVIAGYLMPIIFILFTLAISRLSYALISLLWATSALLLLTYNYNFLNGVESGHSLSFILSVLISFAICLLYMSRIYQRSEWLKQGWQDRALTDPLTGLPNIRALEDFLLDHPDAKVCCLRMDNLEFLSRHYGILMRVHCKRMITSSLQPLLQKDETLFQLPGSELVLVLLGQGTAERLQHMVDRLNSRKIFWNNTGLDIEFGASWGMVENGEKLHHTLGQLSWLAEQSCGAHNVLALTNSLEAASGQTTERVLMLARIKHALEAGQFHLYAQPIQKADGSGYYEILARMESEGEIITPDRFIPLIAQFNLSHRFDMCVMEKLLLWLRDHPATQAGARFSVNLMPLTLMQNEVATEICALFERYGVAPQAVVIEITEEQAFSNSGCSIHNIQQLRNYGFRIAIDDFGTGYANYERLRRLQADIIKIDGCFVKDICTDDMDAMIVQSICNLAKTKSLCVVAEYVETPAQREMLLRFGVDYLQGYLIGKPKPLEELRA comes from the coding sequence ATGAATAGAAAATCGTATAATAATGTAAAGATATTTATAATTGCTCTGGCGATCTGTCTGATTGCGGTTCCCGTTTCCCGTTATCTCTCCCCGCGTGCAATTGTTAATGAACACGACGTTTATTTAGCGTGGCTCCCGTTAAGCGTTATGCTGGCGATTATGCTGTTATTGGGGCGCCGCGGTATTCTGCCTATTCTGATAAGTTTTATGGTTGCTAATATATTTAACGTTAATTTAGCACCACTACAATATTCAGTATTACTGTTCTGTCAGACTTTCTCCGTATTCGCTGCCTGCGGTGTTCTGCGCCTTCTGCTGGGCCGGCGCTGGCGCTACTGTATGCCCAACAGGCACATTGGGTTACGCATATTTTGGCTCGGCTTTATGGTGCCGATAGGCATTAAAATGTCGATGTATCTCGCTGGCTATTTCTTTGATTTTCCGGTCACAATCTCAACTTTCTTCGGCGAAGGAACGGTAATTTATAACGTTGTTGATATTCAAAGCCTGATATGCGCGGCGATGATTTTTACCATGATGTTCTATTATCCGTTAAGAATGATTATTAATCCTCGTTATGCCATCAAGTTCTGGCGGCGAAGTGTGAAGCCCGTGTTTTTACACAAGAAATCATTATATATATTCGTCTGGCTGATGCTGTTAATCGCCATCATCGCAATTTTATGTGCGCCTTTTGAGTCGCCTGTTATTGCAGGCTATTTGATGCCGATTATTTTCATTCTCTTTACGTTAGCGATTAGCCGTCTGAGCTACGCGCTTATCTCTCTGCTGTGGGCCACCTCTGCGCTTCTGCTGTTGACCTACAACTACAACTTTCTAAACGGAGTGGAGTCGGGCCATTCGCTCTCCTTTATCCTGTCGGTACTGATCTCATTTGCTATCTGCCTGCTTTATATGTCGCGTATCTATCAGCGAAGCGAATGGTTGAAGCAGGGCTGGCAGGACAGAGCGCTCACCGATCCGCTGACCGGATTACCCAACATTCGTGCGCTGGAAGATTTTCTCCTCGACCACCCGGATGCCAAAGTGTGTTGCCTGAGAATGGATAATCTGGAGTTTTTAAGCCGCCATTACGGCATTCTCATGCGGGTGCACTGCAAACGAATGATCACGTCCTCTCTCCAGCCGCTGTTGCAAAAAGATGAGACGCTTTTCCAGCTGCCGGGAAGCGAGCTGGTGCTGGTATTGCTTGGGCAGGGAACGGCCGAGCGCCTCCAGCATATGGTTGATCGGCTGAACAGCCGTAAGATTTTCTGGAACAATACCGGGCTGGATATCGAATTTGGCGCGTCCTGGGGAATGGTCGAAAACGGTGAGAAACTGCACCACACGCTGGGGCAACTGAGCTGGCTGGCCGAGCAATCCTGCGGAGCGCACAACGTTCTTGCGCTGACGAATAGCCTGGAAGCTGCATCAGGACAAACAACGGAGCGTGTCCTGATGCTGGCGCGGATTAAGCACGCCCTGGAGGCGGGGCAGTTCCATTTGTATGCGCAGCCGATCCAGAAGGCGGACGGTAGCGGGTACTACGAAATTCTGGCGCGTATGGAGAGCGAGGGCGAGATCATCACCCCTGACCGCTTTATTCCCCTGATTGCCCAGTTCAACCTCAGCCACCGGTTTGATATGTGCGTCATGGAAAAATTACTGCTGTGGCTGCGCGATCACCCAGCCACGCAGGCTGGCGCCCGTTTCTCTGTCAATCTGATGCCGCTTACGCTGATGCAAAATGAGGTGGCGACTGAGATTTGTGCGCTCTTTGAACGGTACGGCGTTGCGCCTCAGGCTGTCGTGATTGAGATCACCGAAGAGCAGGCCTTCTCCAATTCCGGCTGCAGCATCCACAACATTCAGCAGCTGCGGAACTACGGTTTCAGGATTGCCATCGATGATTTTGGTACCGGCTACGCCAACTACGAGCGTCTGAGACGCCTGCAGGCAGACATCATTAAAATTGACGGCTGTTTCGTGAAAGATATTTGTACTGATGATATGGACGCAATGATCGTCCAGTCAATATGTAATCTGGCGAAGACGAAATCACTGTGCGTGGTGGCCGAATATGTTGAGACGCCAGCGCAGCGGGAGATGCTGCTACGCTTCGGCGTGGACTATCTCCAGGGCTACCTGATAGGCAAACCCAAACCGCTGGAAGAATTGCGGGCATAA
- a CDS encoding DUF2502 domain-containing protein produces MFRSLILAAVLLASAPLVATAGEITLLPSVKLQIGDRDDYGRYWDGGYWRDRDYWHRHYEWRGDRWRRHDNGLHRGWYKNNAYERGYREGWKDRDDRRGGWGHGGKGRGGHGHGHH; encoded by the coding sequence ATGTTCAGGTCACTGATTCTTGCAGCGGTATTACTGGCTTCTGCCCCGCTGGTCGCCACTGCTGGCGAAATCACCCTGTTGCCATCAGTAAAATTACAAATTGGCGATCGTGACGACTACGGCAGATACTGGGACGGTGGCTACTGGCGCGACCGTGATTACTGGCACCGTCATTATGAATGGCGGGGTGACCGCTGGCGCAGGCACGATAACGGCCTGCATCGCGGCTGGTATAAAAACAACGCCTATGAGCGCGGCTACCGCGAAGGCTGGAAAGATCGTGACGACCGCCGCGGCGGCTGGGGTCACGGCGGAAAAGGACGCGGTGGTCACGGTCACGGTCATCATTAA
- a CDS encoding YfeC-like transcriptional regulator, whose product MKRLRSKMTTEELAENLGVARQTVNRWIRQQGWKTEGLNGVKGGRARLIHVDARVKEHIMSLPAIRNRQAVYHLAEVASSYNGQPSRLRPGIIETLESMTELEQQRLDTLLKREGIRGFLARLGIAE is encoded by the coding sequence ATGAAAAGACTACGTAGCAAAATGACCACGGAAGAGCTGGCGGAGAATTTGGGTGTTGCCAGACAAACGGTAAATCGCTGGATACGGCAGCAGGGGTGGAAAACCGAAGGACTCAATGGCGTAAAAGGCGGTCGGGCGCGGCTCATTCACGTTGATGCACGCGTGAAGGAGCATATTATGAGCCTCCCGGCTATCCGTAACCGTCAGGCGGTTTATCATCTGGCTGAGGTGGCCTCATCCTACAATGGACAGCCTTCACGTCTGCGTCCGGGCATTATCGAAACGCTGGAGAGTATGACTGAGCTTGAACAGCAGCGTCTGGATACCTTACTGAAGCGCGAAGGAATACGCGGTTTTCTTGCTCGTCTGGGTATTGCCGAATAA
- a CDS encoding NupC/NupG family nucleoside CNT transporter produces the protein MDRVLHFVLALVVVTALALLVSTDRKKIRIRYVVQLLVIEVLLAWFFLNSNVGLGFVKGFSEMFEKLLGFANEGTNFVFGKMNDEGLAFFFLKVLCPIVFISALIGILQHIRVLPFVIRGIGFLLSKVNGMGKLESFNAVSSLILGQSENFIAYKDILGKMSRNRMYTMAATAMSTVSMSIVGAYMTMLEPKYVVAALVLNMFSTFIVLSLINPYRVDASEENIQMSNLHEGQSFFEMLGEYILAGFKVAIIVAAMLIGFIALISALNALFAAVLGISFQGILGYIFYPVAWVMGVPAHEALQVGSIMATKLVSNEFVAMMDLQKIASTLSPRAEGILSVFLVSFANFSSIGIIAGAIKGLNEEQGNVVSRFGLKLVYGSTLVSVLSASIAALVL, from the coding sequence ATGGACCGCGTCCTTCATTTTGTCCTGGCACTTGTTGTCGTTACTGCACTCGCATTGCTGGTCAGCACAGACCGCAAAAAAATTCGTATTCGTTATGTTGTCCAGCTGCTGGTCATTGAAGTTTTACTTGCGTGGTTCTTCCTGAACTCCAACGTAGGCCTCGGCTTCGTGAAAGGCTTCTCCGAAATGTTCGAAAAACTGCTCGGATTCGCCAACGAAGGGACAAACTTTGTCTTCGGTAAAATGAACGACGAAGGTCTGGCATTCTTCTTCCTGAAGGTACTGTGCCCAATCGTCTTCATCTCCGCGCTGATCGGTATTCTGCAGCACATCCGCGTTCTGCCGTTCGTTATTCGTGGCATTGGTTTCCTGTTATCCAAAGTAAACGGCATGGGCAAGCTGGAATCTTTCAACGCCGTAAGTTCCCTGATCCTCGGTCAGTCTGAGAACTTCATCGCGTATAAAGATATCCTCGGCAAAATGTCTCGTAACCGCATGTACACCATGGCGGCAACCGCGATGTCTACCGTTTCCATGTCTATCGTGGGCGCGTACATGACCATGCTGGAGCCAAAATATGTGGTTGCAGCGCTGGTTCTGAATATGTTCAGCACCTTTATCGTTCTGTCGCTGATCAACCCGTATCGTGTTGACGCCAGCGAAGAGAACATCCAGATGTCTAACCTGCACGAAGGTCAGAGCTTCTTCGAAATGCTGGGTGAGTACATCCTGGCCGGTTTCAAAGTGGCGATTATTGTTGCCGCGATGCTGATCGGCTTTATCGCCCTGATCTCCGCACTGAACGCCCTGTTCGCCGCTGTGCTGGGCATCTCCTTCCAGGGCATCCTGGGCTACATCTTCTACCCTGTCGCATGGGTGATGGGTGTTCCAGCTCACGAAGCGCTGCAGGTGGGAAGTATCATGGCGACCAAACTGGTTTCTAACGAATTCGTTGCGATGATGGATCTGCAGAAAATCGCCAGCACGCTCTCTCCACGTGCGGAAGGCATTCTGTCCGTATTCCTGGTCTCCTTCGCGAACTTCTCGTCCATCGGTATTATCGCCGGTGCGATTAAAGGCCTGAACGAAGAACAGGGTAACGTGGTTTCTCGCTTTGGCCTGAAACTGGTTTACGGCTCCACCCTGGTGAGCGTCCTGTCTGCTTCTATCGCTGCGCTGGTTCTGTAA
- the ipdC gene encoding indolepyruvate decarboxylase, which produces MRTPYCVADYLLDRLTDCGADHLFGVPGDYNLQFLDHVIDSPDICWVGCANELNASYAADGYARCKGFAALLTTFGVGELSAMNGIAGSYAEHVPVLHIVGAPGMASQQRGELLHHTLGDGEFRHFYHMSEPITVAQAILTEQNACYEIDRVLTTMLRERRPGYLMLPADVAKKAATPPVNALTLRHAHADSACLKAFRDAAERQLAASKRTALLADFLVLRHGLKHALQKWVKDVPMAHATMLMGKGIFDERNAGFYGTYSGSASAGPVKEAIEGADTVLCIGTRFTDTLTAGFTHQLTPAQTIEVQPHAARVGDIWFTGIPMAQAIEALLELCKQHIHDKPVPASHSAMNFPQPDGSLTQENFWQTLQTFIRPGDIILADQGTSAFGAIDLRLPADVNFIVQPLWGSIGYTLAAAFGAQTACPNRRVIVLTGDGAAQLTIQELGSMLRDKQHPIILVLNNEGYTVERAIHGPEQRYNDIALWNWTQIPQALSLDPQAQCWQVSEAEQLADVLEKVAHHERLSLIEVMLPKADIPPLLGAITKALEARNSA; this is translated from the coding sequence ATGCGTACCCCGTACTGCGTCGCCGATTACCTGCTGGACCGTCTTACAGATTGTGGAGCCGATCATCTGTTTGGCGTGCCGGGCGACTATAACCTGCAGTTTCTCGACCACGTAATAGACAGCCCGGATATCTGCTGGGTGGGCTGTGCCAACGAGTTAAACGCCTCTTATGCCGCTGACGGATATGCCCGATGTAAGGGCTTCGCCGCGCTGCTGACGACGTTTGGCGTCGGCGAATTAAGTGCCATGAACGGCATTGCGGGCAGCTATGCCGAGCACGTTCCGGTGCTGCATATTGTTGGCGCGCCGGGGATGGCGTCTCAGCAAAGAGGGGAACTGCTGCACCATACGCTGGGCGATGGTGAGTTCCGTCATTTTTACCATATGAGCGAGCCGATCACCGTTGCACAGGCGATCCTGACCGAACAAAACGCCTGTTATGAAATCGACCGGGTACTGACGACGATGCTCCGAGAACGTCGCCCCGGCTATTTGATGTTACCTGCTGATGTGGCAAAAAAAGCCGCTACGCCGCCTGTAAACGCTCTCACGCTTCGGCATGCCCATGCCGATAGCGCCTGCCTGAAAGCGTTCCGGGATGCTGCGGAGCGTCAACTGGCAGCGAGTAAGCGTACCGCGCTGTTAGCGGATTTTCTTGTCCTGCGCCATGGGCTGAAGCACGCGCTGCAGAAGTGGGTGAAGGATGTGCCGATGGCGCATGCCACGATGCTGATGGGCAAAGGCATATTCGACGAACGTAACGCCGGTTTTTACGGCACCTACAGCGGTTCGGCCAGTGCCGGTCCGGTAAAAGAGGCGATAGAGGGGGCGGATACGGTGCTGTGCATCGGCACGCGTTTTACCGATACTCTGACGGCCGGGTTTACCCATCAGTTAACGCCTGCACAGACGATAGAAGTCCAGCCTCATGCCGCCCGCGTCGGCGATATCTGGTTTACCGGCATCCCGATGGCCCAGGCCATTGAAGCGCTGCTGGAGCTGTGCAAACAGCATATTCACGATAAGCCTGTTCCGGCATCGCACAGCGCGATGAATTTCCCTCAGCCGGACGGCTCACTTACTCAGGAGAATTTCTGGCAAACGCTGCAAACGTTTATTCGCCCGGGAGACATCATCCTGGCCGATCAGGGCACCTCGGCCTTCGGCGCGATTGACCTGCGTTTGCCTGCCGACGTGAATTTTATCGTCCAGCCGCTGTGGGGCTCGATCGGCTACACCCTGGCCGCGGCGTTCGGTGCGCAAACGGCATGCCCGAACCGGCGGGTGATTGTGCTAACGGGGGATGGTGCGGCACAGTTGACCATTCAGGAGCTCGGGTCAATGTTGCGTGATAAACAACATCCCATCATTCTGGTGCTCAACAACGAAGGATACACGGTTGAAAGGGCAATTCACGGGCCGGAACAGCGTTACAATGACATTGCGCTATGGAACTGGACGCAAATCCCGCAGGCCCTGAGCCTCGATCCTCAGGCCCAGTGCTGGCAAGTCAGTGAAGCGGAGCAGCTGGCGGACGTGCTGGAAAAAGTGGCGCACCACGAGCGGCTCTCGCTAATTGAGGTGATGCTGCCAAAAGCGGATATCCCGCCGCTGCTGGGGGCGATTACCAAAGCGCTGGAAGCGCGCAATAGCGCCTGA
- a CDS encoding LysR family transcriptional regulator: MNYSLRQLRIFVTVAHARSFSRAGEMIGLSQSAVSHSVKELENQTGVRLLDRTTREVVLTEAGQQLALRLERLLDELNSTLRDVGRLGQQLSGTVRVAASQTISAHLIPQCIAEGNHRYPDIDFVLHDRPQQWVLESIRQGDVDFGIVIDPGQVSDLECESVLSEPFLLLCRDDDPLAALLEVSWQSLQGANLVLQDYASGSRPLIDSALVNQGVKATIVQEIGHPATLFPMVEAGIGISVLPALALPLPQGSQLAVKRLTPVVERKLMLVRRKNRSLSGAAQAIWEVVRIQAQRLTEARIRDPLFNASDD, encoded by the coding sequence ATGAATTATTCCCTACGCCAGCTTCGCATTTTCGTCACCGTCGCTCATGCCCGCAGCTTTAGCCGGGCAGGGGAGATGATCGGCCTGAGCCAGTCGGCGGTCAGCCACAGCGTGAAAGAGCTGGAAAACCAGACCGGCGTTAGGTTGCTTGATCGCACCACGCGCGAAGTGGTCCTGACCGAAGCCGGGCAGCAGCTGGCCCTGCGTCTTGAACGGCTGCTTGATGAGCTGAACAGCACGCTCAGAGACGTGGGGAGGCTGGGGCAGCAGCTGTCGGGCACCGTGCGGGTTGCGGCCAGCCAGACGATATCCGCGCACCTTATCCCGCAATGTATTGCCGAGGGAAACCATCGCTATCCTGATATTGATTTTGTCCTGCATGACAGACCGCAGCAGTGGGTGCTGGAGAGCATCCGCCAGGGGGATGTGGATTTTGGTATTGTGATCGATCCTGGCCAGGTGAGCGATCTGGAATGCGAAAGCGTTCTTTCTGAGCCTTTTTTGCTGCTCTGCCGTGACGACGACCCGCTGGCAGCGTTGCTTGAGGTCAGCTGGCAGTCCCTGCAGGGGGCGAACCTGGTTTTACAGGATTATGCCTCAGGCAGCCGCCCGCTGATTGATTCCGCGCTGGTGAATCAGGGCGTTAAGGCAACGATCGTGCAGGAGATTGGTCATCCGGCCACGCTGTTTCCGATGGTGGAAGCCGGAATTGGCATCAGCGTGTTGCCCGCTCTGGCGCTTCCCCTGCCGCAGGGAAGCCAGCTGGCGGTGAAGCGGCTGACGCCCGTTGTCGAACGAAAGCTGATGCTGGTGCGGCGAAAAAATCGTTCGCTCTCGGGTGCGGCGCAGGCCATCTGGGAAGTGGTGCGTATCCAGGCACAACGATTAACCGAGGCCCGCATACGCGATCCACTGTTTAACGCATCAGACGATTAG
- the gltX gene encoding glutamate--tRNA ligase: MKIKTRFAPSPTGYLHVGGARTALYSWLFARHNQGEFVLRIEDTDLERSTPEAIEAIMDGMNWLNLQWDEGPYFQTKRFDRYNAVIDEMLVAGTAYKCYCSKERLDALREEQMANGEKPRYDGRCRHDHSEHAADEPCVVRFANPQDGSVIFDDQIRGPIEFSNQELDDLIIRRTDGSPTYNFCVVVDDWDMEITHVIRGEDHINNTPRQINILKALNAPVPVYAHVSMINGDDGKKLSKRHGAVSVMQYRDDGYLPEALLNYLVRLGWAHGDQEIFSREEMIELFSLSSVSKSASAFNTDKLLWLNHHYINTMPPEYVATYLQWHIEQANIDTRTGPELADLVKLLGERCKTLKEIAESCRYFYEEFDEFDADAAKKHLRPVARQPLEVVRDKLAALTEWTAENVHHAIQATADELEVGMGKVGMPLRVAVTGAGQSPALDVTVHAIGKSRSVARINKALDFIAERENQQ; encoded by the coding sequence ATGAAAATCAAAACTCGCTTCGCGCCGAGCCCGACAGGCTATCTGCACGTCGGTGGTGCTCGTACTGCTCTCTATTCCTGGCTTTTTGCACGCCACAACCAAGGTGAGTTCGTGCTGCGTATAGAAGATACCGATCTTGAGCGCTCCACGCCGGAAGCAATTGAAGCCATTATGGATGGTATGAACTGGCTGAACCTGCAGTGGGATGAAGGCCCGTATTTCCAGACCAAACGTTTTGACCGCTATAACGCTGTTATTGATGAGATGCTGGTCGCGGGCACGGCGTATAAGTGCTACTGCTCCAAAGAGCGTCTGGATGCGCTGCGTGAAGAGCAGATGGCGAACGGTGAGAAACCGCGCTATGACGGCCGCTGCCGCCACGACCACAGCGAGCATGCCGCTGATGAGCCATGCGTGGTGCGTTTTGCTAACCCGCAGGATGGCTCGGTGATTTTCGACGACCAGATCCGTGGCCCGATCGAATTCAGCAACCAGGAGCTGGACGATCTGATCATACGCCGTACCGACGGTTCCCCAACCTATAACTTCTGCGTCGTGGTTGATGACTGGGATATGGAAATTACCCACGTTATCCGTGGTGAAGACCATATCAACAATACCCCACGCCAGATCAACATCCTGAAAGCGCTGAATGCACCTGTTCCGGTCTATGCGCACGTCTCCATGATCAACGGCGACGACGGTAAAAAGCTGTCTAAACGTCACGGTGCGGTCAGCGTCATGCAGTATCGCGACGACGGCTATCTGCCGGAAGCGCTGCTGAACTATCTGGTGCGTCTGGGCTGGGCTCACGGCGACCAGGAGATCTTCAGCCGCGAAGAGATGATCGAACTGTTCTCTCTGAGCTCTGTGAGCAAATCTGCCAGCGCATTTAACACCGACAAGCTGCTGTGGCTCAACCATCACTACATCAATACCATGCCGCCGGAATATGTGGCGACTTACCTGCAGTGGCACATTGAGCAGGCAAACATTGATACCCGCACTGGCCCTGAGCTGGCGGACCTGGTAAAACTGCTCGGCGAGCGCTGCAAAACGCTGAAAGAAATTGCCGAAAGCTGCCGCTACTTCTATGAAGAGTTTGATGAGTTCGACGCTGACGCCGCGAAGAAGCACCTCCGCCCGGTTGCGCGTCAGCCGCTGGAAGTGGTGCGCGACAAGCTGGCTGCGCTCACCGAGTGGACCGCTGAAAATGTGCATCACGCCATTCAGGCGACCGCAGACGAACTGGAAGTGGGCATGGGCAAAGTCGGTATGCCGCTGCGCGTTGCGGTGACCGGCGCGGGTCAGTCTCCGGCGCTGGACGTGACTGTCCATGCCATCGGCAAGTCACGCAGCGTGGCGCGCATCAACAAGGCGCTGGATTTTATTGCAGAACGTGAAAATCAGCAGTAA